Proteins encoded within one genomic window of Petrotoga sp. 9PWA.NaAc.5.4:
- a CDS encoding diacylglycerol kinase family protein yields MNNNRTNYKSENNLKSLKNSFNYAFKGIFEIYKTQRNFRIQSLVGLIVMIVAFFANLTEIEFIFIILSVFLVLIMESINTVFEKLLDFLHPFYSSSVKLIKDISAAAVLITSIFAVAIGITIFGRAFFNLPPKYGIIIAGIFLLVLNIVGAIKKPSDKNL; encoded by the coding sequence ATGAATAATAATAGGACTAATTACAAATCAGAAAACAATCTTAAAAGTTTAAAGAATAGCTTTAATTATGCTTTTAAAGGAATTTTTGAGATTTATAAAACTCAAAGAAACTTTAGAATTCAAAGTTTAGTTGGTTTAATAGTTATGATTGTTGCTTTTTTTGCAAATCTAACAGAAATTGAATTTATCTTTATAATTTTATCCGTATTTCTTGTTCTAATTATGGAAAGTATAAACACAGTCTTTGAAAAACTTTTAGATTTCCTTCATCCTTTTTATAGTTCCTCAGTAAAGTTAATAAAAGATATTTCAGCAGCTGCTGTGCTTATAACTTCGATATTTGCAGTTGCTATAGGAATAACAATATTTGGTAGAGCTTTTTTCAATTTGCCTCCAAAATACGGTATAATAATAGCAGGTATATTTTTGTTGGTTCTCAATATTGTCGGAGCTATTAAAAAACCCTCTGATAAAAATTTATAA
- a CDS encoding chemotaxis response regulator protein-glutamate methylesterase — translation MRMVLKDIIDQQPDMKVIAIAKDGEEAVEKVLSLKPDVITLDIEMPRKNGLEALTEIMQKFPTRVIMVSSLTSKDADITIECLEKGAFDFIQKPAGSTSWTFRDVQDELLKKIRESINVPIEKLKALHFLERQKIKKRTNFNIIGQKIVLIASSTGGPRSLDTIITQLPENLNVPVIIVQHMPPGFTKSLADRLDKISNLKVKEAEDGELLQRNVVYVAPGDYHLGLKQDAHKIKLFLDKSEKINNVRPSADFTFDLASEIFKENTLAAILTGMGRDGAKGAFKVKHYGGKVIAESKETCVVYGMPKIVVEEGYADFVLPNYQIPSKIVELLSKNSGGESSEYKSK, via the coding sequence ATGAGAATGGTTTTAAAAGATATAATTGATCAGCAACCAGATATGAAGGTTATCGCAATAGCTAAAGATGGCGAAGAAGCTGTTGAAAAGGTTTTATCTTTAAAACCAGATGTTATAACATTAGACATAGAGATGCCCAGAAAAAATGGGCTTGAAGCATTAACAGAAATCATGCAAAAATTCCCGACAAGAGTTATTATGGTAAGTAGTTTGACCTCCAAAGATGCAGATATAACAATAGAATGCTTGGAGAAAGGTGCTTTTGATTTTATACAGAAACCTGCAGGAAGTACATCGTGGACTTTTAGAGATGTTCAAGATGAATTGTTAAAAAAAATTAGAGAAAGTATAAATGTTCCAATTGAAAAACTTAAAGCTTTACATTTTTTGGAACGTCAAAAAATTAAAAAAAGAACTAATTTTAACATAATAGGCCAAAAAATTGTTTTGATTGCTAGTTCTACAGGAGGTCCAAGATCATTAGATACCATCATCACACAACTTCCGGAAAATTTGAATGTACCTGTTATAATAGTTCAACACATGCCACCAGGTTTCACAAAATCCTTGGCTGATAGACTCGATAAGATATCTAATTTAAAGGTTAAAGAAGCAGAAGATGGAGAATTACTTCAAAGAAATGTTGTATATGTTGCGCCTGGAGATTATCATTTGGGATTAAAACAAGATGCTCATAAAATAAAACTTTTTTTAGACAAAAGTGAAAAGATCAATAATGTTAGACCTTCAGCAGATTTTACTTTTGATTTAGCCTCAGAAATATTTAAAGAAAATACTTTAGCTGCTATTTTAACAGGAATGGGTAGAGATGGAGCAAAAGGGGCATTTAAAGTCAAACATTATGGAGGAAAGGTAATAGCTGAATCAAAAGAAACATGTGTTGTTTATGGGATGCCTAAAATTGTAGTGGAAGAAGGATATGCAGACTTTGTTCTTCCTAATTATCAAATACCTTCCAAAATAGTCGAACTTTTATCTAAAAACTCAGGAGGAGAAAGCAGTGAATATAAAAGTAAGTGA
- a CDS encoding ABC transporter ATP-binding protein: MTALEVKNLVKNYGSFEAVKNISFEVKEREIFGLIGPNGAGKTTTLRTIATLIQITFGSIKVYNYDVKKDSENVRRIISYLPEDAGAYRNLRGKEYLEFIAKFFTKKNADFKKMVEKGIQIAKLGDKINDKIETYSKGMIRKLLIGRTMMTEPKLAILDEPSSGLDVINAREIRNMIKESVKIGGAVLLSSHNMLEVEYMCDRVALINKGTIIEIGTPDELKTKYHAQNIEDVFMEVVK; encoded by the coding sequence TTGACAGCATTAGAAGTCAAAAACCTTGTAAAAAATTATGGGAGTTTTGAAGCTGTGAAAAATATCTCTTTTGAAGTTAAAGAGAGAGAAATTTTTGGATTAATAGGCCCAAACGGTGCAGGGAAAACAACGACTTTAAGAACAATTGCTACTCTCATTCAAATCACTTTTGGAAGTATAAAAGTATATAATTACGATGTGAAAAAAGATAGCGAAAATGTACGAAGAATTATTAGCTATCTTCCTGAAGATGCCGGGGCATACAGAAATTTAAGAGGAAAAGAATATTTAGAGTTCATAGCTAAATTTTTTACAAAGAAAAATGCTGACTTTAAAAAAATGGTTGAAAAAGGAATACAAATTGCCAAACTCGGGGATAAAATAAACGATAAAATTGAAACATACAGTAAAGGTATGATTAGAAAGTTACTTATAGGAAGAACCATGATGACTGAGCCAAAGTTAGCTATATTAGATGAACCTTCTTCGGGTCTCGATGTTATAAATGCAAGAGAAATTAGAAACATGATTAAAGAAAGTGTGAAAATCGGTGGTGCTGTTTTGCTATCATCTCATAATATGCTGGAAGTTGAATACATGTGTGACAGAGTCGCATTGATAAACAAAGGAACCATCATCGAAATAGGAACTCCAGATGAGTTAAAGACGAAATACCACGCACAAAACATTGAGGATGTTTTCATGGAAGTGGTAAAATGA
- a CDS encoding LacI family DNA-binding transcriptional regulator, whose protein sequence is MPDKVTIKEIAKEAGVSISTVSRVMNGSLPVKKETKEKVLKAVKKLNYYPDSLARSLRIGYTKTIGIIIPNIANPFFATIVRGAEDYLRSKGFSAIICNSDNDVKEEERLLKLLTEKKVDGILYSGIGDHAEELINRNVHIVFIDRVIKENNFSYVCSNNYQGMQNLLEYLYKTNHKKYTFISGKKEIFSATERLRAFLDFVEKYNLDYQIYEAEYTYESGLSVAKKIKVLPDVIVCSNDLIAYGVIEYLKSKNINVPKDVGVTGYDDITFSKMFSPALTTVSQPIYEMGKTAAEIIYKIILKKEDSFALPVKLFPNKVIVRNSTRRSEAYEKAGNI, encoded by the coding sequence ATGCCTGACAAAGTTACGATAAAAGAAATAGCAAAAGAAGCTGGAGTGTCTATATCAACTGTTTCTCGTGTAATGAATGGCTCTTTACCTGTCAAAAAAGAGACAAAAGAAAAAGTATTAAAAGCAGTTAAAAAACTTAATTATTATCCCGATTCACTTGCCAGAAGTTTGAGAATAGGATATACAAAAACTATAGGCATTATAATTCCTAATATTGCTAACCCTTTTTTCGCAACTATAGTAAGAGGAGCGGAAGATTATTTGAGATCCAAAGGTTTTTCTGCAATTATATGTAATTCAGATAACGATGTTAAAGAAGAAGAAAGATTACTAAAATTACTTACCGAGAAAAAAGTTGATGGTATTTTGTACTCCGGTATAGGAGACCATGCAGAAGAACTCATTAACAGAAATGTACATATAGTTTTTATTGATAGGGTTATAAAAGAAAACAATTTCTCTTATGTATGCTCCAATAACTATCAAGGCATGCAAAATTTACTCGAATATTTATACAAAACGAACCATAAAAAATACACATTTATTAGTGGTAAAAAAGAAATATTCAGTGCAACAGAAAGGTTGAGAGCATTTTTAGATTTTGTTGAAAAGTACAATTTAGATTACCAAATATATGAAGCAGAGTATACCTATGAATCAGGCCTTTCTGTTGCAAAGAAAATAAAAGTTTTACCAGATGTAATTGTTTGTTCAAACGATTTAATAGCATATGGCGTTATTGAATACCTAAAGTCAAAAAATATTAATGTTCCGAAGGATGTCGGTGTTACTGGCTATGATGATATAACTTTCAGCAAAATGTTTTCTCCAGCTTTAACAACTGTGAGTCAACCCATTTACGAAATGGGAAAAACTGCTGCAGAAATTATTTATAAGATTATATTGAAGAAAGAAGATTCTTTTGCTTTACCAGTAAAACTATTTCCAAACAAAGTAATTGTAAGAAATAGTACAAGAAGGAGCGAAGCATATGAAAAAGCAGGGAATATTTAA
- a CDS encoding 2-oxoacid:acceptor oxidoreductase family protein translates to MNFSPLNPISIRISGEAGQGNILMGIILSKALIEEGYWVVQTQHYGAQVRGGLSYCDVLFNNEPIDYPESKNFNILYLMHNLGIPHISTLKRNGILFYDGKFVDNIPSYIERITKKIIRVPASEVAAEELLNMNVANMVGLGVLCAVTQIVPLETLLKIVKENVSKNYVEIDEKAVKKGYTLIEKKYLLKLNERTQKLGKGYE, encoded by the coding sequence ATCCAATTTCAATAAGAATTAGTGGAGAAGCAGGTCAAGGAAACATTTTGATGGGTATTATCTTATCAAAAGCTTTGATAGAAGAAGGATATTGGGTTGTTCAGACTCAACATTATGGAGCACAAGTAAGAGGCGGATTATCCTATTGTGATGTTCTTTTTAACAATGAACCGATAGACTACCCAGAATCAAAAAATTTTAATATATTGTACTTAATGCATAATCTTGGTATACCACATATTTCTACTTTAAAAAGAAACGGCATATTGTTTTATGATGGGAAATTTGTTGATAATATCCCTTCATATATTGAAAGAATAACTAAAAAAATCATCAGAGTTCCAGCTTCTGAAGTTGCTGCAGAAGAATTGCTGAATATGAACGTCGCTAATATGGTTGGACTGGGAGTGCTTTGTGCTGTCACTCAAATAGTCCCTTTAGAAACACTTTTAAAAATAGTTAAAGAAAATGTTTCAAAAAATTACGTAGAAATCGATGAAAAAGCAGTGAAAAAAGGTTACACGTTGATTGAAAAAAAATATTTGTTGAAATTAAATGAAAGGACTCAAAAATTAGGGAAGGGTTATGAATAA
- the glyA gene encoding serine hydroxymethyltransferase, which yields MWEDLKASDTEVYDILQKELKRQEFGLELIASENYASKSVMQAAGSIFTNKYAEGYPKRRYYGGCEFIDEVETLARERVKALFNAEFANVQPHSGSQANMGVYFALMKPGDTLMGMSLSHGGHLTHGAPVNFSGMLYNVVSYGVNEETEVIDYDQVEKLAVETKPKVIVAGGSAYSRIIDFKRFREIADKVGAYLVVDMAHFAGLVAAGIHPNPLEYAHVVTSTTHKTLRGPRGGIILTNDKELYKEINKIIFPGIQGGPLEHIIAAKAVAFKEAMKKEFKEYQKQVVKNAQKFSLELSKKNFRIVSGGTDTHLFLVDLTQLNVTGKALEKALEECNITVNKNTVPKEKLSPFVTSGIRIGTPAVTTRGMKEEEMIEIAELIAKVANNVQDEEGTIDKDLAQEIKKDVINLCQRFPMYFDLL from the coding sequence GTGTGGGAAGATCTAAAAGCAAGTGATACAGAAGTCTATGATATACTTCAAAAAGAATTAAAAAGGCAAGAATTTGGTTTAGAATTAATAGCCTCTGAGAATTATGCTTCAAAATCCGTTATGCAAGCTGCAGGTAGCATATTTACTAACAAATACGCTGAAGGGTATCCAAAAAGGAGATATTATGGAGGCTGTGAATTTATAGACGAAGTTGAAACTTTAGCAAGAGAAAGAGTGAAGGCTCTTTTTAATGCTGAATTTGCCAATGTCCAGCCGCATTCAGGTTCACAAGCCAATATGGGAGTATATTTTGCTTTAATGAAACCAGGAGATACTTTAATGGGAATGTCATTAAGTCATGGTGGACATCTTACACATGGTGCTCCTGTAAATTTTTCTGGAATGCTATATAACGTAGTTTCTTATGGAGTTAATGAAGAAACTGAAGTCATAGATTATGACCAAGTTGAGAAATTAGCAGTCGAAACAAAACCAAAGGTGATTGTTGCAGGGGGTAGCGCTTATTCAAGAATTATAGATTTTAAAAGGTTTAGAGAAATTGCTGATAAAGTTGGTGCATATTTAGTAGTTGATATGGCTCATTTTGCGGGATTAGTTGCCGCAGGTATTCATCCAAATCCTTTAGAATATGCTCATGTAGTCACTTCAACCACTCACAAAACATTAAGAGGCCCCAGAGGGGGAATAATATTAACCAACGATAAAGAATTGTACAAAGAAATCAATAAGATTATTTTCCCAGGTATTCAAGGAGGACCTTTAGAACATATAATCGCTGCAAAAGCAGTTGCTTTCAAAGAAGCTATGAAAAAAGAGTTCAAAGAATATCAAAAACAAGTTGTCAAAAATGCTCAAAAATTCTCTTTAGAACTTTCAAAGAAAAATTTTAGAATAGTGTCTGGTGGAACTGATACTCATTTGTTTTTAGTAGATTTGACTCAATTGAATGTAACGGGAAAGGCTCTTGAAAAAGCTCTTGAAGAATGTAATATAACTGTCAACAAAAATACCGTTCCCAAAGAAAAATTATCCCCTTTTGTGACAAGCGGAATAAGAATAGGAACTCCTGCAGTTACTACGCGTGGAATGAAAGAAGAGGAAATGATTGAAATAGCTGAGTTGATAGCAAAAGTTGCTAATAACGTTCAAGACGAAGAGGGAACTATAGATAAAGATTTAGCTCAAGAAATAAAAAAAGACGTTATAAATCTCTGTCAACGTTTTCCAATGTACTTTGATCTTTTATAA
- the rbsD gene encoding D-ribose pyranase: protein MKKQGIFNSKIASFIASVGHKDMITIVDMGYPIPKGIDYADLVVDKGKPSFIETINAVLKELEVEKVIIAEEMEKQNIVNYEKIMNTFLKVEIERLPYEDFKKFAKFSKFFIRTGECTPYSNIILVSGVIF from the coding sequence ATGAAAAAGCAGGGAATATTTAATTCTAAAATAGCATCTTTTATTGCATCTGTAGGTCATAAAGATATGATCACAATTGTTGATATGGGATATCCCATCCCTAAAGGTATTGATTATGCAGATTTAGTGGTCGATAAGGGTAAACCAAGTTTTATAGAAACAATAAATGCTGTTTTAAAAGAATTAGAAGTAGAAAAAGTAATTATTGCAGAAGAAATGGAAAAGCAAAATATTGTTAATTATGAAAAAATTATGAATACATTTTTAAAGGTAGAGATAGAAAGATTACCCTACGAAGATTTTAAAAAATTTGCAAAATTTTCTAAATTTTTTATTCGTACAGGAGAATGTACGCCTTATTCTAACATCATCTTAGTCTCAGGAGTGATATTCTAA
- a CDS encoding N-acetylmuramoyl-L-alanine amidase — translation MNIKVSDFLKIFLCFFFVMFSILSFSKSVYFQWREIDSKYVITEGDNTYINLDIIAQKSGKSLEVYNSTLIYIKDSKWNVFIFPQSSLAIINSSESLHFDPTDLKIVDGKVYLTPELLAKVMNLELISNPTSVYLNIPLAKVLSIKTIIQKTDARIIIELSSSAEEVGVYPLVNRSGYLIKIKGAEVPDTYYYEEYNNKINHIKAYHYSPTEVWVQIKLNNSADVNEIIEEDRIILDLSFEENVALPVLVLDPGHGGIDSGAVGPNKVFEKDITLAVAKKVQELLQPYSINVYLTRTTDIYVDLYDRAMFSNEKGADLFISIHMNDFPSDKTVSGSEVYYFDFSENAYARRIAYRENLDMSKDKSLIETWVKDKENTLDESENFAKMLGNYIGGNGIKFRGIHKGEFAVLAYTKSPAILFEMEFISNPEVEAKFKTGEYVDKFAEMIKNAVIDYFDLK, via the coding sequence GTGAATATAAAAGTAAGTGATTTTCTAAAAATTTTTTTATGTTTCTTTTTTGTAATGTTTTCTATTTTAAGTTTTTCAAAAAGTGTCTATTTTCAATGGCGGGAAATTGATTCAAAATATGTAATAACAGAAGGGGATAACACTTACATTAATCTTGATATTATCGCTCAAAAAAGTGGCAAAAGTTTAGAGGTTTATAATTCTACCCTTATATACATAAAAGATAGCAAATGGAATGTTTTTATTTTTCCACAAAGCAGTTTGGCAATCATAAACAGTAGTGAATCTTTACATTTTGATCCAACAGACTTAAAAATTGTAGACGGAAAGGTATATTTAACTCCAGAATTATTAGCAAAGGTTATGAACCTTGAATTGATTTCTAACCCAACATCCGTATATTTAAACATACCTTTAGCTAAAGTTTTATCTATAAAAACGATAATACAAAAAACTGATGCAAGAATTATTATAGAACTTTCATCTTCTGCTGAAGAAGTTGGAGTATATCCTCTTGTAAATAGATCTGGCTACTTAATAAAGATTAAAGGCGCTGAAGTACCAGATACTTATTATTATGAAGAATACAACAATAAAATTAACCATATAAAAGCTTATCATTATTCTCCGACGGAGGTATGGGTTCAAATAAAGTTAAATAACTCTGCCGATGTGAATGAAATAATAGAAGAAGACAGAATAATATTAGACCTTTCATTTGAAGAAAATGTCGCCTTACCTGTTTTAGTTTTAGATCCTGGCCATGGAGGTATAGATTCTGGAGCTGTAGGACCCAATAAAGTATTTGAAAAAGATATAACCTTAGCTGTAGCTAAAAAGGTTCAAGAATTGTTACAACCCTATAGCATTAATGTTTACCTTACACGAACAACAGATATCTATGTAGATCTATACGATAGGGCAATGTTTTCAAACGAAAAAGGAGCTGATCTATTTATAAGTATACATATGAACGACTTCCCAAGTGATAAAACAGTATCGGGTTCAGAAGTTTATTATTTTGATTTTTCTGAGAATGCTTATGCAAGAAGAATAGCTTATCGAGAAAACTTAGACATGAGTAAGGATAAAAGTCTTATAGAAACTTGGGTAAAAGATAAAGAAAACACATTAGATGAAAGTGAAAACTTTGCAAAGATGCTGGGAAATTATATTGGAGGTAATGGAATCAAATTCAGGGGAATACATAAAGGTGAGTTTGCGGTTTTAGCATACACTAAAAGCCCCGCTATATTATTTGAAATGGAATTTATAAGTAATCCTGAAGTCGAAGCGAAATTTAAAACAGGTGAGTACGTTGATAAGTTTGCGGAAATGATTAAAAATGCCGTGATTGATTACTTTGATTTAAAATGA
- a CDS encoding sugar ABC transporter ATP-binding protein gives MLLEMKEITKIFPGVLALDKVNFDLQKNEIHALLGENGAGKSTLIKILGGIYKPDSGEIILNGEKVEFNSPIDAKKKGISIIHQELMLAENLTIAENVFLGKEIGSSFNINFKEMFKESEKYLKMLGFEKDPKIQVSQLNVSERQLVEIAKALSSNAKILVMDEPTATISEHETEILFKVMRELKEKGISIIFITHKLEEVYQIADRVTVLRDGKLVESGNLEEFTQDDLIKMMVGREIKEMFPKFNEIKDKIIFKVEDFEVLSKVTPVSFEVKEGEIFGITGLVGCGKSELALGLYGVYKSKFKNLMINGETLKEIKSPEQALKKGIVLVPEDRKSQGLVLLLNVTQNLALANSDKFASLLNVDWKKAENETKKQIKNYNIKASSEKQLVKNLSGGNQQKVVLAKFLLKNPKIAILVEPTRGIDVGSKIEVYKLINELANKGMGVILVSSEIPEIMGLCDRVMIMHRGRMVDIMERQEFSPEKILKGSMGLIANA, from the coding sequence ATGTTACTTGAAATGAAGGAAATTACCAAAATTTTTCCTGGAGTTCTTGCTCTTGATAAAGTGAATTTTGATTTGCAAAAAAATGAAATACATGCTCTTTTAGGAGAGAATGGTGCTGGAAAAAGTACATTGATAAAAATTTTAGGTGGGATTTATAAGCCCGATAGCGGAGAAATTATTTTGAATGGAGAAAAAGTAGAGTTTAATTCTCCTATAGATGCAAAGAAAAAAGGGATTTCAATAATTCATCAAGAGTTAATGTTAGCAGAAAATTTAACTATAGCTGAAAATGTATTTTTAGGTAAAGAGATAGGATCTTCTTTCAACATAAATTTCAAAGAAATGTTTAAAGAATCTGAAAAATACTTAAAAATGCTTGGTTTTGAAAAAGATCCTAAAATTCAAGTTTCCCAATTGAATGTTTCAGAAAGACAGCTTGTAGAGATAGCAAAGGCACTTTCTTCAAATGCAAAAATATTAGTCATGGATGAACCAACAGCCACCATCTCTGAACATGAAACAGAAATATTATTTAAAGTTATGAGAGAACTTAAAGAAAAAGGAATTTCTATTATTTTTATAACTCATAAGCTAGAAGAAGTATATCAAATTGCGGATAGAGTCACTGTATTAAGAGATGGAAAGTTAGTAGAAAGCGGGAATTTAGAAGAGTTTACGCAAGATGATTTGATAAAAATGATGGTAGGAAGAGAAATAAAAGAAATGTTTCCAAAATTCAATGAAATAAAAGACAAAATTATTTTTAAGGTTGAGGATTTTGAAGTACTTAGTAAAGTAACTCCCGTATCTTTTGAAGTAAAAGAAGGGGAGATATTTGGAATAACAGGACTTGTAGGTTGTGGTAAATCTGAATTAGCTTTAGGATTATATGGTGTTTACAAATCCAAGTTTAAAAATCTTATGATTAATGGAGAAACACTAAAAGAGATTAAAAGTCCAGAACAGGCTTTGAAAAAAGGGATCGTTTTAGTTCCAGAAGACAGAAAATCTCAAGGCCTTGTACTTTTATTAAACGTTACACAAAATTTAGCACTTGCTAATTCTGATAAGTTTGCTTCTTTATTGAATGTTGACTGGAAAAAAGCAGAAAATGAAACAAAAAAACAAATAAAAAATTACAATATAAAAGCTTCTTCTGAGAAACAATTAGTTAAAAATCTATCAGGAGGTAATCAACAAAAAGTCGTACTCGCAAAATTTCTTTTAAAAAATCCTAAGATTGCTATTTTAGTAGAACCGACCAGAGGTATAGACGTTGGATCCAAAATAGAAGTTTATAAACTTATCAACGAGTTAGCAAATAAAGGAATGGGTGTGATATTAGTTTCCTCTGAAATACCGGAGATTATGGGTCTCTGTGATAGAGTAATGATTATGCATAGAGGAAGGATGGTAGATATTATGGAAAGGCAAGAATTCTCCCCAGAAAAAATATTAAAAGGTAGCATGGGATTGATAGCAAATGCTTAA
- a CDS encoding ABC transporter ATP-binding protein: MIKTINLTKKFKDFTAVDEINLDIKPGEIYGFLGPNGAGKTTTIRMLTGTLRPTSGQVFILDKDYKNYEIEIKREIGVVPDEPKMYENLKGQEYIEFIMNVYKVDTNEVNKRFNEICEAFELDYLSDYIGDYSHGMKQKLMVASVLMRKPKVIFLDEPTVGLDARSARILKELLQKYKNEGSCIFFTTHILEIAEKMCDRIGIINHGKLLVEGTMEELRSFSKAGNKSLEDIFLELTGGNEVQDIIKEL, from the coding sequence TTGATAAAAACAATAAATTTAACTAAAAAATTTAAAGATTTTACAGCCGTCGATGAAATCAATTTAGATATAAAACCTGGAGAAATATATGGATTTTTGGGACCAAATGGTGCAGGGAAAACTACAACTATCAGAATGCTTACAGGTACCCTAAGACCCACATCTGGCCAAGTATTTATTTTAGACAAAGATTATAAGAACTATGAAATAGAAATAAAAAGAGAAATAGGTGTTGTTCCGGACGAGCCTAAAATGTACGAAAATTTGAAAGGGCAAGAATATATCGAATTTATTATGAACGTATATAAAGTCGATACAAATGAAGTTAACAAAAGATTCAATGAAATTTGTGAAGCTTTTGAACTAGATTATTTGTCTGATTATATCGGTGATTATTCTCATGGTATGAAACAAAAATTGATGGTAGCATCCGTTCTAATGAGAAAACCAAAGGTAATATTTTTAGATGAACCTACGGTTGGATTAGACGCTAGATCCGCAAGAATATTGAAAGAACTTCTACAAAAGTATAAAAATGAAGGTTCATGTATATTTTTTACAACACATATTCTTGAAATAGCAGAAAAAATGTGTGATAGAATAGGCATAATTAATCATGGCAAGCTTCTTGTGGAAGGAACAATGGAAGAATTAAGGAGTTTTTCCAAAGCTGGAAACAAAAGTTTGGAAGATATATTCTTGGAACTAACTGGTGGAAACGAAGTTCAGGATATTATAAAAGAACTATAA
- a CDS encoding ABC transporter permease gives MMFFNMFKKELKEVLTIGSIISVAAMAFVFAMIGQSIGSVEERVESKPVIGIINHDDGTFGVLTSRILNQASQVVYNGTDLEAGLQEVVNNKGVALIEIPSNFTQTIYNNKPGQLNINWVLQGTGAFDGISSSVLDSILSAVEKEITKILITNNVNLEPSLILNPITTSQSTFLREIEFEGATPNQIINTFSGQSYLMPILIMMIITTAGSSIISSMGLEKENKTLETLLTLPVKRNYIILGKITASAVSGLILSAIYMVGMIYYMQAFTFSGIDLSTYGLGLSIQDYVFIGLSLFMALLAGLSLCIVLGTFAKDYKSAQTWVFPITMLALFPMLMTMFVDFSTMPKILQIIIYIIPFSHPMMAMKSLMLNEYTFVISGIIYSAVFAGIMIAIGVWIFNTDRLLVGKTKAKANKTTN, from the coding sequence ATGATGTTTTTTAATATGTTTAAAAAAGAACTTAAAGAAGTTCTAACAATAGGATCTATAATTTCTGTTGCAGCGATGGCATTTGTTTTTGCGATGATAGGTCAAAGTATTGGTAGCGTAGAAGAAAGAGTTGAAAGTAAACCTGTAATTGGAATAATAAATCACGATGATGGAACTTTTGGTGTGTTAACTTCTCGTATACTAAATCAAGCTTCCCAAGTTGTTTACAATGGTACTGATTTAGAAGCAGGTCTTCAAGAAGTTGTGAATAATAAAGGTGTTGCGTTAATAGAGATACCTTCAAATTTTACACAAACTATCTATAACAATAAGCCTGGTCAGTTAAATATTAATTGGGTTCTTCAAGGTACCGGAGCTTTTGATGGTATTTCTTCAAGTGTTCTGGATTCAATTTTATCAGCTGTAGAAAAAGAGATCACAAAAATTTTAATAACTAATAACGTCAATTTAGAACCCAGTTTAATACTAAACCCTATAACTACTAGTCAAAGCACATTTTTAAGAGAAATAGAATTTGAAGGAGCGACTCCAAACCAAATAATAAACACTTTCAGTGGACAATCTTACCTCATGCCCATTCTTATTATGATGATAATAACAACAGCTGGTTCTTCTATAATCTCCTCTATGGGATTAGAAAAAGAGAATAAAACTCTTGAAACATTGTTAACTCTCCCTGTTAAAAGAAACTATATAATTTTGGGAAAGATAACAGCAAGCGCTGTAAGCGGTTTAATCCTATCTGCAATATACATGGTTGGTATGATTTATTACATGCAAGCATTCACTTTCTCTGGAATAGATTTAAGCACATATGGCTTGGGTTTGAGCATCCAAGATTATGTCTTTATCGGGCTTTCTTTATTTATGGCACTTTTAGCAGGGCTTTCGCTGTGTATAGTTTTGGGAACTTTTGCAAAAGATTATAAAAGTGCTCAGACTTGGGTATTTCCAATTACTATGTTAGCATTATTTCCAATGTTGATGACAATGTTTGTGGATTTTTCAACTATGCCCAAGATACTTCAAATAATTATTTATATAATTCCATTTTCACATCCAATGATGGCAATGAAATCTTTGATGTTAAATGAATATACCTTCGTTATTTCTGGCATCATATATTCAGCTGTTTTTGCTGGTATTATGATAGCAATTGGTGTATGGATTTTCAATACTGATAGATTGTTAGTTGGAAAAACAAAAGCTAAAGCAAATAAAACGACAAATTAG